In Deltaproteobacteria bacterium, the following are encoded in one genomic region:
- a CDS encoding cobalamin B12-binding domain-containing protein has translation MEPVVLVHPRGFGYVRGQADITHLANRMAPLGLLSIAGMLRKHGIPVRVFDLCARPLPPDRLVSELMRLRPRLLGLSCTTASFLDGVRTIEAIKRDMPDLKVVFGGVHVSSLKGAILERFPAIDMVVAGEGEPAMLGLAEGKPPSSIPGVFCRDGDGIRTAGPREELVDLDLLPFPAYDLIEGFPRKYLLPIFNYPRFPGATMVTSRGCPYQCSYCDRSVYGRSYRFNSADYVYGQMKYLRRRFGVRHINIYDDQFTFRRSRVKELCDRLAAEPLDLTFNCAVHMGHIDRDLLKALKRAGCWMVSIGIESGDPGLVSFHKQNVQIARVHEHVAMIKQAGLRVKGLFMMGLPGETEETIQRTIRFILSLDLDDMNMSKFTPFPGSPIYRRIHEFGRFEENWDMMNCLNFTFVPEGISSKARLDELYSLFLKSYYQRAKVHRKYIRMMWQSPHSYSVLLRHLPRFVRARNYWDSGAGEKLTV, from the coding sequence ATGGAACCCGTAGTGTTGGTTCATCCCAGAGGATTCGGTTACGTAAGAGGACAGGCGGACATTACGCACCTGGCGAACCGCATGGCTCCATTAGGGCTCCTGAGCATCGCGGGCATGCTGCGAAAACATGGAATTCCGGTTCGCGTATTCGATTTGTGCGCGCGTCCCCTTCCTCCGGATCGCCTGGTGAGCGAGCTGATGCGCCTGAGACCTCGGTTATTGGGACTGAGTTGCACCACTGCGAGTTTTTTGGACGGCGTCCGGACCATCGAGGCGATCAAAAGAGACATGCCGGACCTGAAGGTGGTTTTCGGTGGCGTGCATGTATCGTCGCTCAAAGGGGCCATCCTCGAACGCTTTCCCGCAATAGACATGGTCGTGGCCGGTGAAGGGGAGCCGGCCATGCTGGGCCTGGCGGAGGGAAAACCGCCATCCTCCATCCCCGGGGTTTTCTGTCGCGACGGCGACGGCATTCGCACGGCCGGACCGAGAGAAGAGCTGGTGGACCTGGATCTCCTGCCCTTTCCCGCTTACGATCTTATCGAGGGGTTTCCCCGAAAGTATCTTTTGCCGATTTTCAACTATCCGCGCTTCCCCGGCGCGACCATGGTCACCAGCCGAGGATGTCCCTATCAGTGTAGCTATTGTGACCGATCCGTTTACGGCCGATCCTACCGCTTCAATTCAGCCGACTATGTGTACGGGCAGATGAAATATCTCCGCCGCCGGTTCGGCGTTCGCCACATCAACATCTACGACGACCAGTTCACATTTCGCCGGTCGCGGGTAAAAGAGCTCTGTGATCGTCTCGCCGCGGAACCGCTGGATTTGACGTTCAATTGCGCGGTTCACATGGGGCATATCGATCGTGATTTACTGAAGGCGCTCAAACGGGCGGGATGCTGGATGGTGAGCATAGGTATCGAATCCGGAGACCCCGGACTGGTGTCCTTTCACAAACAGAACGTGCAGATTGCGCGTGTTCACGAACACGTCGCCATGATCAAACAGGCGGGTTTGCGGGTTAAGGGCCTTTTTATGATGGGTCTGCCCGGGGAGACCGAGGAGACGATCCAGCGCACGATCCGGTTCATTCTGTCACTGGATCTCGACGATATGAACATGTCCAAATTCACGCCGTTTCCCGGTTCTCCCATCTATCGGCGGATCCATGAGTTCGGTCGATTCGAGGAAAATTGGGACATGATGAACTGTCTGAATTTCACTTTCGTGCCGGAAGGTATTTCCTCGAAGGCCCGTCTGGATGAGCTCTACAGTTTGTTCTTGAAGAGCTATTATCAGCGAGCAAAAGTACATCGGAAATACATCCGCATGATGTGGCAGTCTCCCCATTCGTATTCGGTGCTGCTCAGACATCTGCCCCGTTTCGTCCGCGCGCGCAACTACTGGGATTCCGGCGCCGGGGAAAAGCTAACCGTCTGA
- the bamE gene encoding outer membrane protein assembly factor BamE has product MRKAPLAVLICITVTLFTASGCMILGKNKENKSFESEKIEQLKPGETTASDVLKLLGTPTSVVKLSNGNAYIFKRVQSKGTGLILFVVNMGYTNTHYDQLVCFFNDQNILTHYGLTMDAENARYGLP; this is encoded by the coding sequence ATGAGAAAAGCGCCGTTGGCGGTCTTGATCTGTATAACCGTGACCCTGTTCACTGCGTCCGGGTGTATGATCCTGGGCAAGAACAAGGAAAACAAATCGTTCGAAAGTGAAAAGATAGAACAGCTGAAGCCTGGAGAAACCACGGCTTCGGACGTGCTCAAGCTGCTCGGCACTCCGACATCGGTCGTTAAGCTCAGCAACGGCAATGCCTACATTTTCAAGCGAGTGCAAAGCAAGGGAACCGGATTGATTCTGTTCGTGGTCAACATGGGGTATACCAATACGCATTACGATCAGTTGGTCTGTTTCTTCAACGACCAGAACATCCTTACCCACTACGGTCTGACGATGGATGCAGAAAATGCCCGTTACGGCCTTCCGTAA
- a CDS encoding acyl carrier protein — translation MEALQDIEHRLKALLIEALGFEDLTPDDIDAETPLFGEDGLGLDSVDALELVMILDKHFGIVIEDPEMGKEILASIRVMAEYVLNHRKK, via the coding sequence ATGGAAGCACTACAAGACATCGAACACAGATTAAAAGCGCTGCTGATTGAGGCCCTGGGCTTCGAGGATTTGACTCCGGACGATATCGACGCGGAAACGCCCTTGTTCGGCGAGGACGGGTTGGGGCTGGACTCCGTGGACGCACTCGAATTGGTGATGATTCTGGACAAACATTTCGGCATCGTCATCGAAGACCCGGAAATGGGGAAGGAGATCTTGGCGAGCATCCGTGTCATGGCCGAATACGTTCTCAACCATCGCAAGAAATAG